A section of the Tumebacillus amylolyticus genome encodes:
- a CDS encoding acyl-CoA thioesterase produces MKWVKTELDVRYVECDPMNVVHHSNYLVWFEIGRIALAGEAGIDFSRLSEEIYLPVIDFRCQLKDSARFGQTVVVETALERPTKALLEFKYRVYRKQGRQLLATGETRHAMTSSAGQLIVRIPEEVQQKIDNFLGGIV; encoded by the coding sequence ATGAAATGGGTGAAAACAGAGCTGGACGTGCGCTACGTGGAATGTGACCCAATGAACGTGGTTCACCACTCCAACTATCTCGTATGGTTTGAGATCGGGAGGATCGCATTGGCTGGGGAAGCCGGCATCGACTTTTCGCGATTGTCAGAAGAGATTTACTTGCCGGTCATCGACTTCCGATGCCAACTCAAAGACTCTGCACGCTTCGGCCAGACCGTGGTCGTGGAGACGGCTCTCGAGCGGCCGACCAAAGCTCTCTTGGAGTTCAAATACCGTGTCTATCGCAAACAAGGCCGCCAATTGCTGGCGACCGGAGAAACTCGACACGCGATGACCTCGTCCGCCGGGCAACTGATCGTCCGCATCCCGGAAGAGGTGCAACAAAAAATTGATAACTTTCTCGGAGGGATCGTATGA
- a CDS encoding phytoene desaturase family protein — translation MSKDQLLEQIEFLKQAAELTGDARLKAALSMIQLMPAGSPQQKGMVAEVYRQVKEAMNGYSQASAPELEWEPTILPQAPEGDDQYDVIIIGSGMGGLTAGLELASAGAKVLILEAHYTFGGAAHNYMRKGKYTFDAGVETVSGLGHLGSVNHFLKRHDLWNDIELLKTSFHFRMGSRYVAIPNTLEDWIEDLCQRYPNDAEGIRPFFQTAITAYEEKYSFFEPDRITPRPPTDEEKMSYAQLHPNNYRLMTTTWGEFMGEYLKDPALRKEVSLLTHFIGDRNEDTPTSDMLPLLGYFIVGGYRIKGGSAKLANALISKFREYGGVARHSVTVNKVIIENGVAKGVETEKGTFYAPIVISNVDPRLLYENLVGLENLTEDYQAKVATLEPSMSAFIFQGVFSKPFPTDAIVTYYFDEPVEAPEIGMTIGRCSYVSAGTHDPELLPDGEGQLTINLNYPADADKFAAMSKEEYAELKEKLDGVFMKLLRKIDPDMADHLLWFEISTPKTARQYLRTYQGSIYNIRFDKDRKFPNTNAPIQGLYLCGAGVHGPGVEAVVISGGYASEKVKSHFEARREAAVK, via the coding sequence ATGTCTAAGGATCAACTGCTGGAACAGATTGAATTCCTGAAGCAAGCCGCAGAATTGACCGGCGACGCTCGCTTGAAAGCTGCACTGTCGATGATTCAACTCATGCCGGCGGGTTCTCCCCAACAAAAAGGCATGGTCGCGGAAGTGTACCGTCAAGTGAAAGAAGCGATGAACGGCTACAGCCAAGCATCTGCTCCGGAACTTGAATGGGAGCCGACCATTCTGCCGCAAGCCCCGGAGGGCGACGACCAGTATGACGTCATCATCATCGGTTCCGGCATGGGTGGTCTCACCGCCGGTCTCGAACTCGCATCTGCGGGTGCGAAAGTGCTGATTCTCGAAGCGCACTATACCTTCGGGGGCGCGGCTCACAACTACATGCGCAAAGGCAAATACACCTTCGACGCAGGGGTGGAAACGGTCTCCGGCCTCGGCCATCTCGGTTCTGTCAACCATTTCCTGAAGCGCCATGACCTGTGGAATGACATCGAACTTCTGAAAACGAGCTTCCACTTCCGTATGGGTTCGCGCTATGTCGCCATCCCGAACACGCTGGAAGATTGGATCGAAGACCTCTGCCAGCGCTACCCGAACGATGCGGAAGGCATCCGCCCGTTCTTCCAAACCGCTATCACAGCTTATGAGGAAAAATACTCCTTCTTCGAGCCGGACCGCATCACGCCTCGCCCGCCTACCGACGAAGAGAAGATGTCATACGCACAGCTCCATCCGAACAACTACCGTCTGATGACCACCACTTGGGGTGAGTTCATGGGCGAGTACTTGAAAGACCCGGCGCTGCGCAAGGAAGTCTCGTTGCTCACGCACTTCATCGGCGACCGCAACGAAGACACCCCGACGTCGGACATGCTGCCGTTGCTCGGCTACTTCATCGTCGGCGGCTACCGCATCAAGGGCGGTTCGGCGAAACTCGCCAACGCGTTGATCAGCAAATTCCGTGAGTACGGCGGTGTTGCACGCCACTCCGTCACCGTCAACAAAGTGATCATCGAAAACGGCGTCGCCAAGGGCGTTGAGACGGAAAAAGGCACGTTCTACGCGCCGATTGTCATCTCCAACGTCGACCCGCGCCTGCTCTATGAAAACCTCGTCGGCCTCGAAAACCTCACCGAAGACTACCAAGCCAAAGTCGCAACCCTCGAACCGTCGATGTCGGCGTTTATCTTCCAAGGAGTCTTCTCCAAGCCGTTCCCGACCGATGCGATCGTCACCTACTACTTCGATGAGCCGGTTGAAGCGCCGGAAATCGGCATGACCATCGGCCGTTGCTCCTACGTTTCGGCAGGGACCCACGACCCGGAACTGTTGCCGGATGGCGAAGGTCAACTGACGATCAACTTGAACTACCCGGCGGATGCGGACAAGTTCGCTGCGATGAGCAAGGAAGAATACGCAGAACTCAAAGAAAAACTCGACGGCGTGTTCATGAAACTCCTGCGCAAAATCGACCCGGACATGGCCGACCACCTGCTGTGGTTCGAAATCTCCACGCCGAAAACTGCGCGTCAATACCTGCGCACGTACCAAGGCTCGATCTACAACATCCGCTTTGACAAAGACCGCAAGTTCCCGAACACCAACGCTCCGATTCAAGGCCTGTACCTCTGCGGTGCCGGCGTACACGGACCGGGTGTGGAAGCCGTTGTCATCTCCGGCGGCTATGCGTCTGAGAAAGTTAAATCCCACTTCGAAGCCCGCCGTGAAGCGGCTGTGAAGTAA
- a CDS encoding phytoene desaturase family protein, with protein sequence MQISEQLEFIRQVATFSGDTRLEKALELIASFPEGSEEQVKIIEEVYTETYSAMQKFLETGQPPETEWELTVLPEAPQAEDQYDVIIVGSGVGGMTVGVELAQAGAKVLMLEGHSVYGGATHTYNRKGKYIIEAGVESVSGLGPLGAVNHFLTRHDLWKELEFLKTEFHFSYGGHYWELPNTLEGWVDSLCSRYPQEAEGIRGFFDFAEKAYVEKYSFFESDRLTPRMPTEEEVMSYAQIHPHNYHLMNTTWGEFMDEYLKDPMLKKEVSMLSHFIGDANENTPTSDMLPLLGYFIIGGFRIKGGSSQLANAFITKFQEYGGKIMVNTSVKKFLVEDGKIAGVETSKGNFYAPIVVSNADTRMTFESLLGLEHLSEEYQELVKGLKPSASAYIFQGFMKKPFPHKAMVTYYFKEPKELKEYGLTFVRCAYFSSPAHDPSLFPEGEGGITLNLVAKADLDYYNNMSPEEYAKLKEKLGELFMEIVREIDAETADNMVSYEISTPKSASRYIRTYQGSVYGTKPDRKNEFPKTKTPMPGLFICGAGHLGAGVEAVLISGGFAADAIKPHFEARQAAAVK encoded by the coding sequence ATGCAAATTTCTGAACAATTGGAGTTTATCCGCCAAGTCGCCACGTTCTCCGGCGACACCCGTCTGGAAAAAGCACTGGAATTGATCGCTTCTTTCCCGGAAGGTTCTGAAGAACAAGTGAAAATCATCGAGGAAGTCTACACCGAAACCTACTCCGCGATGCAAAAATTCTTGGAAACCGGCCAACCGCCGGAAACCGAATGGGAACTGACCGTATTGCCGGAAGCACCCCAAGCCGAAGACCAATACGACGTAATCATCGTCGGCTCCGGCGTCGGCGGCATGACGGTCGGTGTTGAATTGGCACAAGCAGGCGCGAAAGTGCTGATGCTCGAAGGCCACTCCGTCTACGGCGGTGCAACCCACACGTACAACCGCAAAGGCAAGTATATCATCGAAGCCGGTGTCGAATCCGTCTCCGGTCTCGGCCCGTTGGGTGCGGTCAACCACTTCCTGACCCGCCACGATCTGTGGAAGGAACTCGAGTTCTTGAAAACCGAGTTCCACTTCTCCTACGGCGGTCACTACTGGGAACTCCCGAACACGCTCGAAGGCTGGGTCGACAGCCTCTGCTCGCGCTACCCGCAAGAGGCAGAAGGCATCCGCGGATTCTTCGACTTCGCAGAAAAAGCATACGTCGAGAAATACTCCTTCTTCGAATCCGACCGCCTCACCCCGCGCATGCCGACCGAAGAAGAAGTCATGTCGTACGCGCAGATTCACCCGCACAACTACCACCTCATGAACACCACCTGGGGTGAATTCATGGACGAATACCTAAAAGACCCGATGCTGAAAAAGGAAGTCTCCATGCTCTCCCACTTCATCGGTGACGCCAACGAGAACACCCCGACCTCGGACATGCTCCCGTTGCTCGGCTACTTCATCATCGGCGGTTTCCGCATCAAAGGCGGCTCTTCTCAACTCGCGAACGCCTTCATCACCAAATTCCAAGAGTACGGCGGCAAGATCATGGTCAACACCTCCGTCAAAAAGTTCCTCGTGGAAGACGGCAAGATCGCAGGCGTCGAAACCAGCAAAGGCAATTTCTACGCACCGATCGTCGTCTCCAACGCCGACACCCGCATGACGTTTGAATCGCTGCTGGGTCTGGAACACCTGAGCGAAGAATACCAAGAGCTCGTCAAAGGACTGAAGCCGTCCGCTTCTGCGTACATCTTCCAAGGCTTCATGAAAAAACCGTTCCCGCACAAAGCGATGGTCACCTACTACTTCAAAGAGCCGAAAGAACTCAAAGAGTACGGTCTCACCTTCGTCCGTTGCGCCTACTTCTCGTCTCCGGCCCACGATCCGTCCCTGTTCCCGGAAGGCGAAGGCGGCATCACCCTCAACTTGGTCGCCAAAGCAGACCTCGACTACTACAACAACATGAGCCCGGAAGAATACGCAAAGCTCAAAGAGAAGCTCGGCGAACTCTTCATGGAAATCGTCCGCGAGATCGACGCCGAAACGGCTGACAACATGGTCTCCTACGAAATTTCCACACCGAAATCGGCTTCCCGCTACATCCGCACCTACCAAGGCTCTGTTTACGGCACGAAGCCGGATCGCAAGAACGAATTCCCGAAAACCAAGACCCCGATGCCGGGCCTCTTCATCTGCGGCGCGGGCCACTTGGGCGCCGGTGTAGAAGCCGTTCTGATCTCCGGTGGTTTCGCCGCCGATGCGATCAAACCGCACTTCGAAGCACGCCAAGCAGCCGCTGTGAAATAA
- a CDS encoding helix-turn-helix domain-containing protein: protein MTAGKDTRGKSLLTIREREVFELLVQDKTTKEIADQLFISEKTVRNHISNVMKKLNVKGRSQAVVELVRLGELQI from the coding sequence GTGACAGCGGGCAAGGACACGCGAGGAAAATCCCTACTCACCATTCGTGAACGAGAAGTCTTCGAACTTCTCGTTCAAGACAAGACGACCAAGGAAATCGCTGACCAACTGTTTATCAGCGAGAAGACGGTCCGCAACCACATTAGCAATGTGATGAAAAAGCTGAACGTCAAAGGACGCTCGCAAGCAGTGGTCGAGTTGGTGCGACTCGGGGAATTGCAGATCTGA
- a CDS encoding chemotaxis protein CheX, with protein sequence MMTPAAMNPGTVTPATPDLHSHHVWIRIDLKGHMDGQVAFGLSPEMAIKIASAMMGGFELSAFDEMSQSAVAELANMISGNACMQLSNSGMNFDITPPQVQVGDTITQPAGEIAYVVPLELQEMGIMEIKLLVG encoded by the coding sequence ATGATGACACCTGCAGCAATGAATCCGGGAACGGTGACACCGGCGACCCCCGACCTTCATTCGCATCATGTATGGATTCGTATCGATTTGAAGGGTCACATGGACGGTCAAGTCGCGTTCGGTCTCTCGCCGGAGATGGCGATCAAGATCGCTTCTGCGATGATGGGCGGTTTTGAATTGAGCGCATTTGACGAGATGAGCCAGAGCGCTGTTGCTGAATTGGCCAACATGATTTCGGGCAACGCTTGTATGCAACTGTCCAACAGTGGGATGAACTTCGACATCACGCCGCCGCAAGTGCAGGTAGGCGATACCATCACTCAACCGGCTGGGGAGATTGCGTACGTTGTTCCGCTTGAACTGCAAGAGATGGGCATCATGGAGATCAAGTTGCTCGTGGGGTAA
- the sdhB gene encoding succinate dehydrogenase iron-sulfur subunit — protein MSTKEIHLIIERQDRQDGQAYTEEFRVPYRPNMNVIACLMEIQRSPKNSSGKDVAPVAWESNCLEEICGACMMVINGKPRQACSALIDQLEQPIRLKPARTFPVVRDLVIDRSRMFKALQRVKAWVPIDGTYDLGAGPRMAERERQWAYELSKCFTCGACVEACPNVNERTKFIGPFAISQARLFNTHPTGEMHKEDRFEALMGEGGIHECGNSQNCVQVCPKGIPLTTSIAAMNKAVNRHAISSWLKR, from the coding sequence ATGAGCACAAAAGAAATTCACCTGATCATTGAACGCCAAGACCGTCAGGACGGCCAAGCCTACACGGAGGAATTCCGCGTTCCGTACCGTCCGAACATGAACGTCATCGCTTGCCTGATGGAGATTCAGCGCAGCCCGAAAAACTCTTCCGGCAAGGATGTTGCACCGGTCGCTTGGGAATCGAACTGCTTGGAAGAAATCTGCGGCGCTTGTATGATGGTCATCAACGGCAAGCCGCGCCAAGCTTGCTCCGCGCTGATTGACCAACTGGAGCAACCGATCCGTTTGAAGCCGGCTCGCACCTTCCCGGTTGTCCGTGACCTCGTCATCGACCGTTCCCGCATGTTCAAGGCTCTGCAACGCGTCAAGGCATGGGTGCCGATCGACGGTACCTACGACCTCGGTGCCGGCCCGCGCATGGCAGAACGTGAACGTCAATGGGCGTACGAGCTCTCCAAGTGCTTCACCTGCGGCGCTTGCGTCGAAGCGTGCCCGAACGTCAACGAACGCACCAAGTTCATCGGTCCGTTCGCGATCTCGCAAGCTCGTCTCTTCAACACGCACCCGACCGGTGAGATGCACAAGGAAGACCGTTTCGAAGCTCTGATGGGCGAAGGCGGCATCCATGAATGCGGCAACTCGCAAAACTGTGTGCAGGTTTGCCCGAAAGGCATCCCGCTCACCACGTCGATTGCAGCGATGAACAAGGCGGTTAACCGCCACGCAATCTCTTCTTGGTTGAAACGCTAG
- the sdhA gene encoding succinate dehydrogenase flavoprotein subunit produces the protein MSNQRIIVVGGGLAGLMATIKCCEDGIPVDLFSLVPVKRSHSVCAQGGINGAVNTKGEGDSPWEHFDDTVYGGDFLANQPPVKAMCDAAPGIIHLMDRMGVMFNRTPEGLLDFRRFGGTQYHRTAFAGATTGQQLLYALDEQVRRFESQGLVQKYEGWEFLSAILDDEGVCRGITAQDLRSMEIQSFTGDAVIMATGGPGLVFGRSTNSIINTGTAASALYQQGVKYANGEFIQIHPTAIPGDDKLRLMSESARGEGGRVWTYKDGKPWYFLEEKYPAYGNLVPRDIATREIFSVCVDQGLGINGENMVYLDVSHIPKEVLDVKLGGIMEIYEKFAGDDPRKVPMKIFPAVHYSMGGMWVDFVDDHKNGRYNQMTNIPGLFAAGECEYQYHGANRLGANSLLSAIFGGMVTGPSAVKYAKGLKKSSADLDKSVFETERTKQEQKYESILKMEGTENPYALHRELGQIMTDNMTVVRYNDRLKKTEEKIVELMERFKNIGMADKSRWENMMAPFTRQLWNMLELARAMTVSALLRDESRGAHYKPDFPERNDERYLKSSIASWTPDGPVVSYEEVDVSLIEPRLRNYAVDKHS, from the coding sequence ATGAGCAACCAACGCATCATCGTCGTCGGGGGCGGTCTGGCAGGCTTGATGGCAACCATCAAGTGCTGTGAAGACGGCATCCCGGTTGACTTGTTCTCGTTAGTACCTGTTAAACGTTCCCACTCAGTGTGCGCACAGGGTGGCATCAACGGCGCCGTCAACACCAAGGGTGAGGGTGACTCCCCGTGGGAACACTTTGACGACACCGTTTACGGTGGCGACTTCCTCGCCAACCAACCGCCGGTCAAAGCAATGTGTGACGCTGCGCCGGGCATCATCCACCTCATGGACCGTATGGGCGTTATGTTCAACCGTACTCCGGAAGGTCTGCTGGACTTCCGTCGTTTCGGCGGCACCCAATACCACCGTACCGCGTTCGCGGGCGCAACCACCGGCCAACAGTTGCTGTACGCGCTCGACGAGCAAGTGCGCCGTTTCGAGTCCCAAGGTCTCGTTCAAAAGTATGAAGGCTGGGAATTCCTCTCCGCAATCCTCGATGACGAAGGCGTTTGCCGCGGCATCACCGCACAGGACCTGCGTTCGATGGAAATCCAATCCTTCACCGGCGACGCTGTGATCATGGCAACCGGCGGCCCGGGCCTCGTGTTCGGCCGTTCCACCAACTCGATCATCAACACCGGTACCGCGGCATCCGCGCTCTACCAACAAGGTGTCAAATACGCGAACGGCGAGTTCATCCAGATTCACCCGACTGCGATCCCGGGCGACGACAAACTGCGTCTGATGTCCGAGTCCGCTCGTGGTGAAGGGGGTCGCGTCTGGACGTACAAGGACGGCAAACCGTGGTACTTCCTCGAAGAAAAATACCCGGCATACGGCAACCTCGTTCCGCGTGACATCGCAACTCGTGAGATCTTCTCCGTCTGCGTAGACCAAGGCCTCGGCATCAACGGCGAGAACATGGTGTACCTCGACGTGTCGCACATTCCGAAGGAAGTTCTCGACGTCAAACTTGGCGGGATCATGGAGATCTACGAGAAGTTTGCCGGCGACGACCCGCGCAAAGTCCCGATGAAGATCTTCCCGGCTGTCCACTATTCGATGGGCGGCATGTGGGTCGATTTCGTCGACGATCACAAGAACGGCCGTTACAACCAAATGACCAACATCCCGGGCCTCTTCGCAGCGGGCGAGTGCGAATACCAGTACCACGGTGCAAACCGTCTGGGCGCGAACTCCTTGCTCTCCGCGATCTTCGGCGGTATGGTCACCGGCCCGTCGGCTGTTAAGTACGCGAAAGGCCTCAAGAAGTCTTCCGCCGATCTCGACAAGTCTGTGTTCGAAACCGAACGCACCAAGCAAGAGCAGAAGTACGAGTCGATCCTCAAGATGGAGGGTACGGAGAACCCGTACGCGCTGCATCGTGAGCTCGGCCAAATCATGACCGACAACATGACCGTCGTTCGCTACAACGATCGCCTCAAGAAAACCGAAGAGAAGATCGTCGAACTGATGGAACGTTTCAAGAACATCGGCATGGCTGACAAGTCCCGTTGGGAGAACATGATGGCACCGTTCACCCGCCAACTGTGGAACATGCTTGAACTGGCACGGGCGATGACCGTCTCCGCACTGCTCCGTGACGAATCCCGCGGTGCGCACTACAAACCGGACTTCCCGGAACGTAACGACGAGCGCTATTTGAAGTCCTCCATCGCTTCTTGGACTCCGGACGGCCCGGTCGTTTCCTACGAAGAAGTCGATGTCTCCCTGATCGAGCCGCGTCTGCGCAACTACGCAGTCGACAAGCATTCCTAA
- a CDS encoding succinate dehydrogenase cytochrome b558 subunit, with translation MANNQVNRDFLFRRLHSLLGVVPITLFLFIHLTMNAFATKGAEAFNEKAGMLESMPFLPIIEWVFIFLPLLYHGVYGMYVAYTSGYNGSKYSWGRNVMFTLQRVSGVITFIFILYHLWTAKILPDGPTYDMVHQILTNPLQYAFMIIGTVCAVFHLANGLWGFLIHWGVTVGPRAQRVSAYVLMGLFVVLSAVGVSALVAFHG, from the coding sequence GTGGCAAACAATCAAGTAAACCGAGACTTTCTGTTCCGTCGTTTGCACAGTCTGCTCGGGGTAGTACCTATCACTTTGTTCTTGTTCATCCATTTGACCATGAACGCATTCGCAACCAAAGGTGCAGAGGCGTTCAATGAAAAAGCGGGCATGTTGGAGAGCATGCCGTTCCTGCCGATCATCGAGTGGGTGTTCATTTTCTTGCCGCTCCTGTACCACGGCGTCTACGGCATGTATGTGGCGTACACCTCCGGGTACAACGGTTCCAAGTATTCTTGGGGCCGCAACGTGATGTTCACCCTGCAACGCGTTTCGGGTGTCATCACCTTCATCTTCATCCTGTACCATCTCTGGACTGCTAAGATCTTGCCGGATGGTCCGACGTATGACATGGTTCACCAGATCCTGACCAATCCGCTGCAATACGCTTTCATGATCATCGGTACCGTTTGTGCCGTCTTCCACCTTGCGAACGGCCTCTGGGGCTTCTTGATCCATTGGGGCGTCACTGTCGGCCCGCGTGCACAGCGCGTATCCGCATACGTGCTGATGGGCTTGTTCGTCGTGCTGTCCGCTGTCGGCGTGTCCGCACTGGTGGCATTCCACGGTTAA
- a CDS encoding homoserine dehydrogenase has product MTAEKKGTVRVGILGLGTVGGGVFKTLHSNRETIRKRTGYEVEVTSILVRDLEKERQFDIDARLLTLYPEDVLNAEYDVLIEVMGGLEPARTVITEALRTGRHVITANKELMAKHGAELLAVAEQSGAHLLFEASVAGGIPVIRMLQGYLTANRVKGISGILNGTCNYILTEMGSTGREYADILEDAKALGYAEADPTSDVEGFDAAYKLAILTNLAYEAEVDLAQIERVGITSLQAADLELAERLGYSIKLIGNARETDDGLQLSVRPRLLPKAHPLANINDVFNAVTIQADVVGELTFSGRGAGEFPTASAVIEDLTALLCGESSIRRPSWKRRISGDAGAKKAQGNAWYLSYCCRPDDVQEIEVKVVESLLTQGAFLNARGEVAQKNGLVRQGWLVGGVSEQELQQTLQTLYKTGANERTAVLLPVEGEIVPGVEWKQQVPSINEALLSVRHAW; this is encoded by the coding sequence ATGACAGCAGAGAAAAAAGGCACGGTGCGCGTAGGAATTTTGGGCCTTGGCACGGTCGGCGGCGGTGTGTTCAAGACCCTCCACAGCAACCGGGAGACGATTCGAAAACGCACCGGGTACGAAGTGGAGGTCACGTCGATTCTCGTTCGCGACTTGGAAAAAGAGCGTCAGTTCGACATCGACGCAAGGCTGCTGACGCTTTATCCTGAAGATGTTTTGAACGCCGAATACGATGTGCTGATCGAAGTGATGGGCGGTCTGGAACCGGCGCGCACGGTGATCACGGAAGCCCTGCGCACCGGGCGCCACGTCATCACGGCGAACAAAGAACTGATGGCAAAACATGGTGCCGAATTGCTCGCCGTCGCCGAGCAAAGCGGTGCCCACCTGTTGTTTGAAGCGAGTGTTGCCGGGGGCATTCCGGTCATTCGCATGTTGCAGGGCTACTTGACGGCAAACCGTGTCAAGGGAATTTCCGGCATTCTGAACGGCACGTGCAACTACATTTTGACCGAGATGGGCAGCACGGGGCGCGAGTACGCCGACATCTTGGAAGACGCCAAAGCGCTCGGCTATGCAGAAGCCGATCCGACCTCAGACGTCGAGGGCTTCGATGCTGCTTACAAACTCGCGATCCTCACCAACCTCGCGTACGAAGCGGAAGTTGACCTCGCGCAGATCGAACGCGTGGGCATCACCTCTCTGCAAGCGGCCGATCTCGAACTGGCGGAACGCCTGGGCTACTCGATCAAACTGATCGGCAACGCGCGCGAGACAGACGATGGCTTGCAGCTCTCCGTACGCCCGCGCTTGTTGCCCAAAGCCCATCCGCTGGCGAACATCAACGACGTGTTCAACGCCGTCACGATCCAAGCGGACGTCGTGGGCGAGTTGACGTTCTCCGGTCGCGGGGCAGGGGAATTCCCGACGGCCAGCGCCGTGATCGAAGACTTGACCGCGCTGCTGTGCGGAGAGAGCTCCATTCGCCGTCCGTCGTGGAAACGCCGCATCTCAGGCGACGCCGGAGCGAAAAAAGCGCAAGGCAACGCTTGGTACTTGTCCTATTGTTGTCGCCCGGATGACGTGCAGGAAATCGAAGTGAAAGTGGTCGAAAGCCTGCTCACCCAAGGCGCGTTCCTCAATGCTCGCGGAGAAGTGGCACAAAAAAACGGTCTCGTGCGCCAAGGTTGGCTGGTAGGGGGCGTGTCGGAGCAGGAACTGCAACAAACTTTACAAACACTCTACAAAACAGGGGCAAATGAGCGTACAGCCGTGCTCCTGCCGGTTGAAGGGGAAATTGTACCGGGTGTAGAATGGAAGCAACAAGTTCCTTCGATTAACGAAGCGTTGCTTTCCGTTCGACATGCATGGTAG